A window from Zingiber officinale cultivar Zhangliang chromosome 7A, Zo_v1.1, whole genome shotgun sequence encodes these proteins:
- the LOC121999269 gene encoding chaperone protein dnaJ 20, chloroplastic-like: MFSIASPASPAAAVATPRTPRYRRSVSASAAMVSAPVQTANMYDLLSVSHTAGTDEIRSAYRRLALLWHPDACRSAGEERRYAERFMEAREAYEVLSDPVRRRNYDLSLSGDRWAAAVGAAPAFREGRARRQDAGVTAFGNWDLQLDGLRRRSAVAETGEEETWGSRLRRARAARNAEQFV; encoded by the coding sequence ATGTTTTCGATCGCTTCTCCCGCCTCTCCCGCCGCCGCGGTCGCCACTCCCAGAACCCCTCGGTACAGGCGCAGCGTCTCCGCCTCCGCAGCCATGGTCAGCGCTCCGGTGCAGACCGCCAACATGTACGATCTGCTCTCCGTGTCCCACACCGCGGGGACCGACGAGATACGGAGCGCCTACCGGCGGCTGGCCCTGCTCTGGCACCCGGACGCGTGCCGCTCCGCGGGGGAGGAGCGCCGCTACGCGGAGCGCTTCATGGAGGCGCGCGAGGCCTACGAGGTGCTCTCCGACCCCGTCCGCCGCCGCAACTACGACCTCTCCCTCTCCGGGGACCGCTGGGCCGCCGCCGTCGGCGCCGCCCCGGCCTTCCGCGAGGGCCGCGCTCGCAGGCAGGATGCTGGAGTCACTGCGTTCGGGAACTGGGACCTGCAGCTCGACGGGCTCCGGAGGAGGTCCGCCGTGGCGGAGACCGGCGAGGAGGAGACCTGGGGCAGCCGCTTGCGCCGCGCCCGCGCCGCCCGCAACGCCGAGCAGTTCGTTTGA